A part of Lactobacillus sp. ESL0700 genomic DNA contains:
- a CDS encoding prolyl-tRNA synthetase associated domain-containing protein, translated as MDKQEIYRYLSAKNIWHEIVEHKAVYNMVEAAEIDLPHPETSAKNLFLHDDKKRNYYLLTVKSNSRVDLKKFRQDNGTRRLSFASAAELHTILKLIPGAVTPLGLLNDEEHKVQFFIDEFFLHQPGIIAVHPNDNTATVWLKTTDLIEIVTRHGNPVKIMKS; from the coding sequence ATGGATAAGCAAGAAATATATCGTTATCTAAGTGCTAAAAATATTTGGCATGAAATTGTGGAGCACAAGGCTGTTTATAATATGGTAGAAGCAGCTGAAATTGACTTACCACATCCGGAAACTAGTGCGAAAAATTTGTTTTTGCATGATGATAAAAAGCGGAATTATTATCTGCTTACGGTTAAGAGCAACAGCCGAGTGGATCTTAAAAAATTTCGTCAAGATAACGGCACAAGACGGCTATCTTTTGCTTCAGCGGCTGAACTGCATACTATCTTAAAGCTAATTCCAGGCGCAGTAACTCCTTTGGGACTATTGAATGATGAGGAGCATAAAGTACAATTTTTTATTGATGAATTTTTCTTGCACCAGCCGGGAATAATTGCGGTCCATCCAAATGATAATACTGCAACCGTATGGCTGAAGACGACAGATTTAATTGAGATTGTTACTAGGCATGGTAATCCAGTTAAAATAATGAAAAGTTAA
- the nadE gene encoding ammonia-dependent NAD(+) synthetase, with protein sequence MRPLQKEIIAYEHVLPEIDPQTEIRRSVDFLKDYLKANPFLKSYVLGISGGQDSTLTGKLTQMAISEMRAETGDNSYQFIAVRLPYGVQADAQDAADAVTFQQPDQDLIVNIKPGVDATVASLEAAGQTITDFNKGNIKARERMIIQYAIAGAHHGAVVGTDHAAENFSGFYTKYGDGAADVTPLFRLDKRQGKQMLEALGCPKHLYLKTPTADLEEDRPSLPDEKALGVTYDEVDDYLEGRTVSEAAAKQIEALWLKSEHKRHLPVTVFDDFYQK encoded by the coding sequence ATGAGACCACTGCAAAAAGAAATAATTGCTTACGAGCACGTGTTGCCAGAGATTGACCCACAAACAGAAATTAGGCGGTCCGTTGACTTCTTAAAAGATTATTTAAAGGCGAATCCCTTTTTAAAATCCTATGTGCTAGGTATTTCTGGTGGTCAAGATTCTACTTTGACGGGAAAATTAACGCAGATGGCAATTAGTGAAATGCGCGCAGAAACTGGCGATAATTCTTACCAATTTATTGCTGTGCGCCTGCCTTACGGCGTTCAAGCTGATGCCCAAGATGCAGCTGATGCCGTGACTTTTCAACAACCGGATCAGGACTTGATTGTTAATATTAAGCCAGGAGTTGATGCGACGGTTGCGAGTTTAGAAGCAGCTGGGCAGACAATTACGGATTTTAATAAAGGCAACATTAAAGCGCGGGAACGGATGATTATCCAGTATGCAATTGCTGGTGCTCATCATGGCGCCGTAGTCGGTACCGATCATGCCGCTGAGAACTTTAGCGGCTTTTATACCAAGTATGGTGATGGTGCTGCGGATGTTACACCGTTGTTCCGGTTAGATAAGCGGCAAGGTAAGCAGATGCTTGAAGCGTTGGGCTGTCCTAAGCACCTTTATCTAAAAACACCGACTGCTGATTTGGAAGAAGACCGGCCGTCGTTACCTGATGAAAAGGCGCTCGGCGTCACTTATGATGAAGTCGATGACTACTTAGAAGGCCGCACGGTTTCAGAAGCTGCTGCAAAGCAGATTGAGGCATTGTGGTTAAAGAGCGAACATAAACGGCACTTGCCCGTAACTGTGTTCGATGATTTTTATCAAAAATAA